One window from the genome of Sphaerotilus microaerophilus encodes:
- a CDS encoding propionate--CoA ligase: MTTYAEFHRRSIEDRDGFWGEQAQLIDWHKPYDQVCDYSNPPFAKWFAGGETNLCHNAVDRHLKDRADQNALIFVSTETNTEKAYSFRELHAEVQRMAAIYQSLGVKKGDRVLIYMPMIAEAAFAMLACVRIGAIHSVVFGGFASHSLANRIDDAQPTLIVSADAGMRGGKSVPYKHLLDEAINLSVHKPAKVLMVNRGLAEFAKVDGRDVDYAELRAQHMDTVVPCEWVDSTHPSYILYTSGTTGKPKGVQRDTAGYTVALAASMKHIYLGNPGETYFSTSDIGWVVGHSYIIYGPLINGMATIMYEGLPIRPDAGIWWSLVEKYKVTVMFSAPTAARVLKKQDPAYLKKYDLSSLKALFLAGEPLDEPTATWIGGELNKPIIDNYWQTETGWPIMAICNGVEPAPTKFGSPGKAVYGYDVKLIDETTGEEITEANKKGVIAVNGPLPPGCLQTVWGDDKRYVSTYWSSIHNKVMYSTFDWGVKDADGYFYILGRTDDVINVAGHRLGTREIEESISSHPNVAEVAVVGVADQLKGQVAVAFAVLKDVSKAASPEQAKALEAEIMKVVDGQLGAVARPAMVKFVNVLPKTRSGKVLRRAIQAVCEGRDAGDLTTMEDPAALSQIKDLVSPG; this comes from the coding sequence GTGACGACCTACGCCGAATTCCATCGCCGCTCTATCGAAGACCGTGACGGCTTCTGGGGCGAACAGGCCCAGTTGATCGACTGGCACAAGCCCTACGACCAGGTCTGCGACTACTCCAACCCGCCGTTTGCCAAGTGGTTCGCGGGCGGTGAGACCAACCTCTGCCACAACGCGGTCGACCGCCACCTGAAGGACCGGGCCGACCAGAACGCGCTGATCTTCGTCTCCACCGAGACCAACACCGAGAAGGCCTACAGCTTCCGCGAGCTGCACGCCGAGGTGCAGCGCATGGCGGCGATCTACCAGTCGCTGGGCGTCAAGAAGGGCGACCGCGTCCTGATCTACATGCCGATGATTGCCGAGGCGGCGTTCGCGATGCTGGCCTGCGTGCGCATCGGCGCGATCCACTCGGTGGTGTTCGGCGGCTTCGCCAGCCACTCGCTGGCCAACCGCATCGACGACGCCCAGCCGACCCTCATCGTCAGTGCCGATGCCGGCATGCGCGGCGGCAAGTCGGTGCCGTACAAGCACCTGCTGGACGAGGCGATCAACCTCTCGGTCCACAAGCCCGCCAAGGTGCTGATGGTCAACCGCGGCCTGGCCGAGTTCGCCAAGGTCGACGGCCGCGACGTCGACTACGCCGAGCTGCGCGCCCAGCACATGGACACCGTGGTGCCCTGCGAGTGGGTTGATTCCACCCACCCCAGCTACATCCTCTACACCTCGGGCACCACCGGCAAGCCCAAGGGCGTGCAGCGCGACACCGCCGGCTACACCGTCGCGCTGGCCGCGTCGATGAAGCACATCTACCTGGGCAACCCGGGCGAGACCTACTTCAGCACCTCCGACATCGGCTGGGTGGTAGGCCACAGCTACATCATCTACGGCCCGCTGATCAACGGCATGGCCACGATCATGTACGAGGGCCTGCCGATCCGCCCGGACGCCGGCATCTGGTGGAGCCTGGTCGAGAAGTACAAGGTCACGGTGATGTTCTCGGCGCCGACCGCCGCGCGCGTGCTGAAGAAGCAGGATCCGGCCTACCTGAAGAAGTACGACCTCTCCAGCCTGAAGGCGCTGTTCCTGGCCGGCGAGCCGCTGGACGAGCCGACTGCCACCTGGATCGGTGGCGAGCTGAACAAGCCCATCATCGACAACTACTGGCAGACCGAGACCGGCTGGCCGATCATGGCCATCTGCAACGGCGTGGAGCCGGCACCGACCAAGTTCGGCTCGCCGGGCAAGGCGGTCTACGGCTACGACGTCAAGCTGATCGACGAGACCACCGGCGAGGAAATCACCGAGGCCAACAAGAAGGGCGTGATCGCCGTCAACGGCCCGCTGCCCCCGGGCTGCCTGCAGACTGTCTGGGGCGATGACAAGCGCTACGTCAGCACCTACTGGTCAAGCATCCACAACAAGGTGATGTACTCCACCTTCGACTGGGGCGTGAAGGACGCGGACGGCTACTTCTACATCCTGGGCCGCACCGATGACGTGATCAACGTGGCCGGCCACCGCCTGGGCACCCGCGAGATCGAGGAGAGCATCTCCAGCCACCCGAACGTCGCCGAAGTGGCGGTGGTGGGCGTGGCCGACCAGCTCAAGGGCCAGGTCGCGGTGGCCTTCGCGGTGCTGAAGGATGTCAGCAAGGCCGCTTCGCCGGAGCAGGCCAAGGCGCTGGAAGCCGAGATCATGAAGGTGGTGGACGGCCAGCTTGGCGCCGTGGCGCGCCCGGCGATGGTCAAGTTCGTCAACGTGCTGCCCAAGACCCGCTCGGGCAAGGTGCTGCGCCGCGCCATCCAGGCGGTCTGCGAAGGCCGCGACGCCGGCGACCTGACGACGATGGAAGACCCGGCCGCGCTGTCGCAGATCAAGGACCTGGTCTCCCCGGGCTGA